The following coding sequences are from one Gemmatimonadales bacterium window:
- a CDS encoding uracil-DNA glycosylase yields MSRSRLDKLDHSIVRCNRCSRLRKYCTLVAETKVARFRHQDYWGRPVPGFGDPDAKLLIVGLAPAAHGANRTGRMFTGDSSGDWLYEALHRFGFANQATSTGRDDGLGLSACWITAVARCAPPDNKPTPEELTNCRDYLAKELELLPPLSLVLTLGSMAHDGYLKASGWWDRFRPADRPRFGHAVETALPSGPRLLASYHPSRQNTNTGRLTRSMWHAIFERARVIVDGGADVLAAARGRRPGR; encoded by the coding sequence ATGTCTCGTTCCCGCCTCGACAAGCTCGATCATTCGATCGTGCGATGCAACCGGTGTTCCCGGCTCCGGAAGTACTGCACCCTCGTTGCCGAGACCAAGGTGGCCAGGTTCCGGCACCAGGACTATTGGGGCAGGCCGGTGCCGGGGTTTGGCGATCCCGACGCAAAACTCCTCATCGTCGGCTTGGCTCCGGCCGCGCACGGCGCCAATCGCACTGGCCGAATGTTTACCGGTGATTCGAGCGGCGACTGGCTCTACGAGGCGCTCCATCGATTTGGTTTCGCGAACCAGGCCACCTCGACCGGACGCGACGACGGGCTCGGTCTCTCGGCGTGCTGGATCACAGCGGTGGCCCGGTGTGCACCGCCTGACAATAAACCGACTCCTGAAGAGCTGACGAACTGCCGCGACTACCTGGCGAAAGAGCTGGAGTTGCTCCCGCCGCTCTCACTCGTCCTCACGTTGGGCAGCATGGCCCACGACGGCTATCTCAAAGCATCGGGTTGGTGGGATCGCTTTCGGCCTGCCGATCGACCGCGCTTTGGCCATGCCGTCGAGACGGCGCTTCCCTCGGGTCCGCGGCTGCTGGCGTCCTATCACCCCAGCCGGCAAAACACCAATACGGGTCGCCTGACCCGATCGATGTGGCATGCGATCTTTGAGCGGGCCCGGGTGATTGTGGACGGGGGTGCGGATGTCCTGGCCGCA
- a CDS encoding MFS transporter, translated as MTVPLHEAPSDVLVESPPVTRREIFGWAMFDFANSSYTTVVITAVYSAFFVSYIVPPDSTARDSYWSVAILLSMVSAILLSPLTGAIIDKSGRKKAWLVASCLICALGTAALYLAQPGNIWLAIGLIVIGNTGFMLSEAFCASFLPEIATRDNMGKISGLGWGIGYFGGLASVVLASQVIITADPVSDPARYVSQNQVAMVATAIFFVVAALPTFLLLRNRSKPAPGFEHASTMQLVRAGLAELRSTFAVARQYQVLFRFLIAFMVYMAGLDAIVKFVGIYAREEIGLTGGEFVVLFLFLQLSAVAGAVGFGMLEGVLGPKRTVMLTLFWWIVGVLGIYFLATLSSVLGVEPKKLFYGLGLFAGAGIGATQASSRTVVGLLSPKERSAQMFGFWGMFARFGSILGVGFGFVADGFGSRRAGVALVLVFFVVGAILLSRIDVDRGIREAASV; from the coding sequence CACCACCGTCGTCATCACGGCCGTTTACAGTGCCTTCTTCGTCTCGTACATCGTCCCGCCTGATTCCACCGCGCGCGATTCGTACTGGTCGGTTGCCATTCTGCTGTCGATGGTCTCGGCCATTCTGCTGTCGCCGCTGACCGGAGCCATCATCGACAAGAGCGGCCGCAAGAAGGCCTGGCTCGTGGCCAGTTGCCTCATCTGCGCTCTAGGCACGGCGGCCCTGTACCTGGCCCAGCCGGGCAACATCTGGCTGGCCATCGGTCTCATCGTGATCGGGAATACCGGCTTCATGCTGAGCGAGGCGTTCTGCGCGAGTTTTCTGCCGGAGATTGCCACCCGCGACAACATGGGCAAGATCTCCGGCCTCGGTTGGGGTATCGGATACTTCGGCGGCCTCGCCAGCGTGGTGCTGGCATCGCAGGTGATCATCACGGCGGACCCCGTGTCCGACCCTGCCCGGTACGTCAGCCAGAACCAGGTCGCGATGGTAGCGACCGCCATCTTCTTCGTGGTCGCTGCGCTGCCGACCTTTCTCCTGCTGCGCAACCGCTCCAAGCCGGCCCCCGGTTTCGAACATGCCTCTACGATGCAGCTGGTGCGCGCAGGGTTGGCCGAGCTGCGCAGCACCTTTGCCGTCGCCCGACAGTATCAGGTGCTGTTCCGCTTCCTGATTGCCTTCATGGTCTACATGGCAGGCCTCGATGCCATCGTCAAGTTCGTCGGCATCTATGCGCGCGAGGAAATCGGACTGACTGGTGGCGAATTTGTCGTGCTCTTTCTCTTCCTACAGTTGTCGGCGGTGGCCGGCGCCGTCGGCTTCGGCATGCTCGAGGGCGTGCTCGGTCCGAAGCGGACGGTGATGCTGACCCTGTTCTGGTGGATCGTTGGAGTGCTCGGGATCTACTTCCTGGCCACGCTGAGCAGCGTGCTTGGCGTCGAGCCCAAGAAACTGTTTTATGGCCTGGGGCTCTTTGCTGGTGCCGGTATCGGGGCAACGCAGGCCTCGAGCCGCACCGTCGTCGGATTGTTGTCGCCCAAGGAGCGTTCGGCCCAGATGTTTGGCTTCTGGGGCATGTTTGCCCGCTTCGGCAGCATACTCGGCGTGGGATTTGGCTTTGTGGCTGACGGATTCGGGTCGCGCCGGGCCGGGGTGGCGCTGGTTCTCGTCTTTTTCGTGGTCGGTGCGATTCTGCTGTCGCGGATCGACGTCGACCGCGGCATTCGCGAGGCCGCGTCGGTCTAA